A window of Blattabacterium cuenoti contains these coding sequences:
- the atpD gene encoding F0F1 ATP synthase subunit beta yields MEKKLESKGKITQILGPVIDVSFQTGSDLPKIYDALKIELSNNSKKNIILEVQQHIGNNIVRCIAMSEVDGLQRGNSVINTRNPISIPIGESVNGRVLNVLGDPIDGLYKLNKQIVKPIHVSAPKFQDLSTTSEILYTGIKVIDLIEPYPKGGKIGLFGGAGVGKTVLIQELINNIAKKYGGHSVFSGVGERTREGNDLLREMLESGIIQYGDEFMNNMKNGFWDLTKVDKQSLKNSKATFIFGQMNESPGARSRVALTGLTLAEYYRDYKNMFNNNNNDQISSSTQGNDVLFFIDNIFRFTQAGSEVSALLGRIPSSVGYQPTLSSEMGSMQERITSTKKGSITSVQAVYVPADDLTDPAPSITFSHLDATTVLSRKISALGIYPAIDPLDSTSRILSPNIIDQQHYFCAQRVKEILQKYNSLQDIIAILGIEELSEEDKQIVHRARRIQRFLSQPFHVAKQFTGIDGKFVKIEEIIGGFNMIINGELDHLPENAFHLKGTIDEVIEIGKKML; encoded by the coding sequence ATGGAAAAAAAATTAGAATCAAAAGGAAAAATTACTCAAATTTTAGGTCCAGTAATTGATGTTTCTTTTCAAACAGGATCCGATCTACCTAAAATTTATGATGCATTAAAAATAGAATTATCAAATAATAGTAAAAAAAATATTATATTAGAAGTTCAACAACATATTGGAAATAATATAGTTCGTTGTATTGCTATGTCTGAAGTTGATGGATTACAAAGAGGTAATTCCGTTATAAATACTCGTAATCCAATTAGTATTCCTATAGGTGAATCAGTGAATGGTCGTGTTCTTAATGTATTAGGTGATCCTATTGATGGATTATATAAATTAAATAAACAAATAGTAAAACCTATTCATGTTTCGGCACCAAAATTTCAAGATTTATCTACAACATCAGAAATATTATATACAGGAATTAAAGTTATTGATTTAATTGAACCATATCCAAAAGGAGGTAAAATTGGATTATTTGGAGGAGCAGGAGTTGGTAAAACTGTTTTAATACAGGAACTAATTAATAATATCGCAAAAAAATATGGAGGACATTCTGTATTTTCTGGTGTAGGAGAAAGAACAAGAGAGGGAAATGATTTATTAAGAGAAATGTTAGAATCCGGAATTATACAATATGGAGATGAATTTATGAATAATATGAAAAATGGATTTTGGGATCTTACTAAAGTTGATAAACAAAGTCTCAAAAATTCTAAAGCAACTTTTATTTTTGGACAAATGAACGAATCTCCTGGTGCAAGATCGAGAGTCGCTCTTACTGGTTTAACATTAGCAGAATATTATAGAGATTATAAGAATATGTTCAATAATAATAATAATGATCAAATTAGTAGTAGTACACAAGGTAACGATGTTCTATTCTTTATTGATAACATATTTAGATTTACTCAAGCCGGTTCAGAAGTTTCTGCTTTATTAGGCAGAATTCCATCTTCTGTAGGTTATCAACCTACTTTATCTTCTGAAATGGGATCGATGCAAGAAAGAATTACATCGACAAAGAAAGGTTCTATAACATCAGTACAAGCCGTATATGTTCCTGCAGATGATTTAACTGATCCTGCTCCTTCTATAACTTTTTCTCATTTAGATGCCACTACTGTATTATCTAGAAAAATATCTGCATTAGGAATATATCCAGCAATTGATCCATTAGATTCTACTTCTAGAATTTTATCTCCAAATATTATTGATCAACAACATTATTTTTGTGCTCAACGTGTTAAAGAAATTTTGCAAAAATATAATTCTTTACAAGATATTATAGCTATTCTTGGAATAGAAGAATTAAGTGAAGAAGATAAACAAATTGTTCATAGAGCTAGACGTATTCAACGTTTTTTATCTCAACCTTTCCATGTTGCTAAACAATTTACAGGAATTGATGGAAAGTTTGTAAAAATTGAAGAGATTATAGGAGGATTTAATATGATAATTAATGGTGAATTAGATCATTTACCAGAAAATGCGTTTCATTTAAAGGGTACTATTGATGAAGTCATAGAAATAGGAAAAAAAATGTTATAA
- a CDS encoding NAD kinase, producing the protein MKIALYGQRFIAKNIPYFIQFITYAYHHAIDIYIEKSFFDLLSSFQELKHLKFPIIYNYNELTKDFKFMFTFGGDGTILYAITLIRDTRIPIIGVNTGNLGFLATFNQEDLIKKLDQIFNYKFHICPRSLLCLETSILIDNKKPFFNFALNEIVILRKETVSMITIDTYIDNKFLTSYWADGLIISTPTGSTGYSLSCGGPIIDPDNNNFVITPISPHNLFSRPLIISDNKKIHLKIHSRVQYYSLSMDTRLTSLKEENELYIKKAPFYIYLIQEQEYIYYKTLREKLLWGMDQRN; encoded by the coding sequence ATGAAAATAGCTTTATATGGACAAAGATTTATTGCCAAAAATATTCCATATTTTATTCAATTTATAACTTATGCATATCATCATGCAATAGATATATATATAGAAAAATCATTTTTTGATTTATTATCATCATTTCAAGAATTAAAACATTTAAAATTTCCTATAATTTATAATTATAATGAATTAACAAAAGATTTTAAGTTTATGTTTACTTTTGGTGGAGATGGAACAATATTATATGCTATTACATTGATCAGAGATACTAGAATTCCCATTATTGGAGTAAATACAGGTAATTTAGGATTTTTAGCAACGTTTAATCAAGAAGATTTAATAAAAAAACTTGATCAAATATTTAATTATAAATTTCATATTTGTCCTAGAAGTTTATTATGTTTAGAAACATCTATATTAATAGATAATAAAAAACCATTTTTTAATTTTGCTTTAAATGAAATAGTTATCTTACGAAAAGAAACAGTATCTATGATTACTATAGATACTTATATAGATAATAAATTTTTAACATCTTATTGGGCAGATGGATTGATTATTTCTACACCAACTGGTTCTACTGGATATTCTTTAAGCTGTGGAGGTCCAATTATTGATCCTGATAATAATAATTTTGTTATTACACCAATTTCTCCTCATAATTTATTTTCTCGTCCACTAATTATTTCGGATAATAAAAAAATTCATTTAAAAATACATAGTCGTGTTCAATATTATTCTTTATCTATGGATACTAGATTAACTTCGTTAAAAGAAGAAAATGAATTATATATTAAAAAAGCTCCATTTTATATATATCTTATTCAAGAACAAGAATATATTTATTATAAAACTTTAAGAGAAAAATTATTATGGGGTATGGATCAAAGAAATTAA
- a CDS encoding GHMP family kinase ATP-binding protein, with protein MKNYFFTSKILLFGEYVILENYSGLSIPNHFYTGYLKFPSVFRYYNNKQFNYTNHELRKFAFFLKKTRINIDFNKLYNDLNKGIIFSSNIPKGYGIGSSGALVAAIYHKYYIAPQPQQQKGQLSMNNIIALKQIFSQMESYFHGISSGMDPLICYLNKPILIKSKNDITIVNLPKKLNQNIGKGAIFLLNSGFPKRTYSMIKIFFNKLQNTQFKKIFIKEFIQYNNKCIVSFLQGNFKILFHNIKIISFWILKYLNTMIPKQILKIWKYGLLNNIFYLKLCGSGGGGFTIGFTYDYDLSKKKLKKYQTIVIFRF; from the coding sequence ATGAAAAATTATTTTTTTACTTCTAAAATATTATTATTTGGAGAATATGTCATTCTAGAAAATTATAGTGGATTATCTATTCCAAATCATTTTTATACAGGATATTTAAAATTTCCATCTGTATTTCGTTATTATAATAACAAGCAATTTAACTATACTAATCATGAATTAAGAAAATTTGCTTTTTTTTTAAAAAAAACAAGAATAAATATTGATTTTAATAAATTATATAATGACCTTAATAAAGGTATTATATTTTCTTCTAATATTCCTAAAGGATATGGAATTGGTAGTTCAGGTGCTTTAGTTGCTGCTATATATCATAAATATTATATAGCACCACAACCACAACAACAGAAAGGTCAACTATCAATGAATAATATAATTGCATTAAAACAAATTTTTAGTCAAATGGAGTCATATTTCCATGGAATTAGTTCTGGGATGGATCCGTTAATTTGTTATTTAAATAAACCAATTTTAATTAAATCAAAAAATGATATTACTATTGTCAATCTACCAAAAAAATTAAATCAAAATATTGGAAAAGGTGCTATATTTTTATTAAATTCAGGATTTCCAAAAAGAACTTATTCTATGATAAAAATTTTTTTCAACAAACTACAAAATACACAATTTAAAAAAATTTTCATTAAAGAATTTATACAATATAATAATAAATGTATTGTTTCCTTTCTACAAGGAAATTTCAAAATTTTATTCCATAATATCAAAATTATTTCCTTTTGGATATTAAAATATTTAAATACAATGATACCAAAACAAATATTAAAAATTTGGAAATATGGATTATTAAATAATATTTTTTATTTAAAATTATGTGGATCAGGTGGTGGAGGATTTACTATTGGATTTACTTATGATTATGATTTATCTAAAAAAAAATTAAAAAAATATCAAACAATCGTAATTTTTAGATTTTAA
- the yihA gene encoding ribosome biogenesis GTP-binding protein YihA/YsxC has product MKNFFVKFEYSVTDSNQLISSIYPEYACIGRSNVGKSSFINFILGNIKIAKVSSFPGKTKYINFFLIDNKWKIVDLPGYGFSKLSKFHKQQNIQLMNNYIFHSRNNLVCVFVIIDSRLTIQTSDLNFIKKLIMYKIHFCIVFTKTDKLSFKLLNNHINIYQNVINKLVNKKFVFIKNQDGRKKIIQHIQNLNKKFLYRKT; this is encoded by the coding sequence ATGAAAAATTTTTTTGTTAAATTTGAATATAGTGTTACTGATTCAAATCAATTAATAAGTTCAATATACCCAGAATATGCTTGTATTGGGCGTTCTAATGTAGGAAAATCTAGTTTTATTAATTTTATTTTAGGTAATATAAAAATTGCTAAAGTATCTTCTTTTCCTGGCAAAACTAAATATATTAATTTTTTTTTGATAGATAATAAATGGAAAATAGTAGATTTACCTGGATATGGATTTTCCAAATTATCAAAATTTCACAAACAACAAAATATTCAATTAATGAATAATTATATTTTTCATAGTAGAAATAATTTAGTTTGTGTTTTTGTGATTATAGATAGTAGATTAACTATTCAAACATCTGATTTGAATTTTATAAAAAAATTAATTATGTATAAAATACATTTTTGTATTGTATTTACAAAAACTGATAAATTAAGTTTCAAACTTTTAAATAATCATATAAATATATATCAAAATGTAATTAATAAATTGGTTAATAAAAAATTTGTTTTTATAAAAAATCAAGATGGAAGAAAAAAAATTATTCAACATATACAAAATTTAAATAAAAAATTTTTATATAGAAAAACTTAA
- a CDS encoding type II 3-dehydroquinate dehydratase — protein sequence MKKISIINGPNLNLIGTREIEIYGKDTFTKYLNKIKTKFVNIELSYYQSNCEGQIINILHKIGFCILDGILLNAGAYTHTSIGIADAIKSITTPVIEIHISNIYSRESFRKKSFLSPVCKGTIFGFGLKTYELGILSFSI from the coding sequence ATGAAAAAAATAAGTATAATTAATGGTCCAAATTTAAATCTTATAGGAACACGAGAAATTGAAATATATGGTAAAGATACATTTACAAAATATTTGAATAAAATTAAAACAAAATTTGTAAATATTGAACTGTCTTATTATCAAAGCAATTGTGAAGGTCAAATTATAAATATTTTACATAAAATTGGTTTCTGTATACTAGATGGTATCCTTTTAAATGCTGGTGCATATACTCATACATCTATAGGAATTGCAGATGCTATAAAATCTATAACTACTCCAGTTATAGAAATTCATATTTCTAATATTTATTCTAGAGAATCTTTTAGAAAAAAATCTTTTTTATCTCCTGTTTGTAAAGGGACTATATTTGGTTTTGGATTAAAAACTTATGAATTAGGTATTTTAAGTTTTTCTATATAA
- the fabF gene encoding beta-ketoacyl-ACP synthase II codes for MIKYKKKRVVVTGMGCITPIGNNIKDYWRSLINGVNGCELITYFNTKKYKTKFACELKNYDASIFFNSKDRIKLDHCIQYGIIATDEAIIDSKINFTNKNINKERIGVVWASGIGGLLNLENSISNYVKGDGSPRFSPYFIPKMLIDTTSGYISMKYGIHGPNYATVSACASSSNAIVDAYHLICLGKADIIISGGSEAAITQSGVGGFNALHALSTRNEDYKTASRPFDKNRDGFVLGEGAGCLILEEYFHAKNRNAKMYAEIGGIGMSGDAYHITTPHPEGKGIIIAMKLAMKDAGITYKEVNHINSHGTSTILGDLAEIKAIKKVFGEHIYKIYINSTKSMTGHLLGAAGAIEAIASILPLTKNIIPPTINLFQIDNKIDSKINFIPNNKIKKYVNINLCNTFGFGGHNVCILFNKIVK; via the coding sequence ATGATAAAATATAAAAAAAAAAGAGTAGTAGTAACTGGGATGGGGTGTATAACACCTATAGGAAATAATATAAAAGATTATTGGAGATCACTTATTAATGGAGTAAATGGATGTGAACTCATTACTTATTTTAATACTAAAAAATATAAAACCAAATTTGCTTGTGAATTAAAAAATTATGATGCTAGTATTTTTTTTAATTCAAAGGATCGTATAAAATTAGATCATTGTATTCAATATGGTATTATTGCTACGGATGAAGCAATAATAGATAGTAAAATTAATTTTACTAATAAAAACATTAATAAAGAACGAATTGGTGTAGTTTGGGCATCTGGAATAGGAGGATTACTTAATTTAGAAAATTCTATTTCTAATTATGTAAAAGGAGATGGATCACCTAGATTTAGTCCATATTTTATTCCTAAAATGTTAATTGATACAACTTCTGGATATATTTCAATGAAATATGGAATTCATGGACCAAATTATGCTACAGTTTCTGCTTGTGCGTCTTCATCAAATGCTATTGTTGATGCATATCATTTAATATGTTTGGGAAAAGCGGATATTATAATATCAGGTGGTTCAGAAGCGGCAATTACGCAAAGTGGAGTTGGCGGATTTAATGCTTTACATGCTTTATCTACTAGAAATGAAGATTATAAAACTGCTTCTCGTCCTTTTGATAAAAATAGAGATGGATTTGTTTTAGGAGAGGGAGCAGGATGTCTTATATTAGAAGAATATTTTCATGCAAAAAATAGAAACGCTAAAATGTATGCAGAAATAGGAGGTATTGGTATGTCAGGAGATGCATATCATATTACTACTCCACATCCAGAAGGAAAAGGGATAATTATAGCTATGAAATTAGCTATGAAAGATGCAGGAATTACATATAAAGAAGTTAATCATATTAATTCTCATGGAACATCTACTATTTTAGGAGATTTAGCAGAAATTAAAGCTATTAAAAAAGTATTTGGTGAACACATTTATAAAATATATATTAATTCTACTAAATCCATGACTGGACATTTATTAGGGGCAGCTGGAGCTATCGAAGCAATAGCTTCGATTTTACCATTAACTAAAAATATCATTCCTCCAACTATTAATTTATTTCAAATTGATAATAAAATAGATTCAAAAATCAATTTTATACCAAATAATAAAATAAAAAAATATGTTAATATAAATCTATGCAATACTTTTGGTTTTGGTGGACATAATGTATGTATTTTATTTAACAAAATAGTCAAGTAA
- a CDS encoding bifunctional riboflavin kinase/FAD synthetase, with amino-acid sequence MKIYSCIEDFYSFSPCVFSLGFFDGVHLGHKKLINYLLKQTKKEKYTSVLLTFNPHPKEVLNPKQKIFYLNTLSEKICHLKQTGIEHLIIHPFTTKFSQMNIQNFLKNKLLSSIKIEIFIIGYDFHVGKNRIHAYNNLQYCSKLYGFTLKQINPYKIQNTIICSTNIRQSILNGDIKWSNQALGYSYSLSGYVIKGNGIGRKILTYPTANIQITNNKILPKKGVYAVNVLFLETIYQGIMNIGTSPTININNKKIKIEVHIFNFCKILYGKIINLFIIEMIREEKKFNSIQELKTQIKLDQITAKSVLKFQSS; translated from the coding sequence TTGAAAATTTACTCATGTATAGAGGATTTTTACTCATTTTCTCCATGTGTATTTTCACTTGGATTTTTTGATGGAGTTCATTTGGGTCATAAAAAATTAATTAATTATTTATTAAAACAAACAAAAAAAGAAAAATATACCTCTGTTTTATTAACTTTTAATCCTCATCCTAAGGAAGTATTAAATCCAAAACAAAAAATATTTTATTTAAATACTTTATCTGAAAAGATATGTCATTTAAAACAAACTGGAATTGAACATCTTATTATTCATCCTTTTACAACAAAATTTTCACAAATGAATATTCAAAATTTTTTAAAAAACAAATTACTTTCTTCAATTAAAATTGAAATTTTTATAATAGGATATGATTTTCATGTAGGAAAAAATAGAATACATGCTTATAATAATTTACAATATTGTTCAAAATTATATGGATTTACATTAAAACAAATAAATCCATATAAAATACAAAATACAATAATATGTTCTACTAATATTAGACAATCTATTTTAAATGGAGACATTAAGTGGTCAAATCAAGCTTTAGGTTATTCATATTCTTTATCTGGTTATGTTATTAAAGGGAATGGAATAGGTAGAAAAATATTAACTTATCCTACTGCTAATATTCAAATAACTAATAATAAAATACTTCCTAAAAAAGGAGTTTATGCCGTCAATGTTTTATTTTTAGAAACAATATATCAAGGAATTATGAATATCGGAACTTCACCAACTATAAATATAAATAATAAAAAAATTAAAATTGAAGTTCATATTTTTAATTTTTGCAAGATTTTATATGGTAAAATAATCAATCTGTTTATTATAGAAATGATTAGAGAAGAAAAAAAATTTAATTCCATTCAAGAATTAAAAACACAAATTAAATTGGATCAAATAACAGCAAAATCTGTTTTAAAATTTCAATCAAGTTGA
- a CDS encoding pseudouridine synthase yields MIIQNKKIQYLRLNHFLSISGIASRRNADKLIKSGIVKINGKLVNKLGTYIHINDIVTVYGTRVKSQKKIYILINKPKGCITSTHDPLHRKTIMNLVTTQKIENQKIYPIGRLDYFTTGVLLLTNDGYITNIFTHPKYNIQKIYHVVLNKMITNEDINKIKNGKIYLKEGKVIIDYIKYLKYKNQLKIKMHIGWNKIIKRLFKKLHYKVIKLDRINFGGFTKNKLKRGKYKFLSQEKVYNMLKQHLYHL; encoded by the coding sequence ATGATAATCCAAAATAAAAAAATTCAATATTTACGTTTAAATCATTTTTTATCTATATCTGGTATTGCTTCTAGACGAAATGCTGATAAATTAATTAAATCAGGAATTGTTAAAATAAATGGAAAATTAGTCAATAAACTGGGAACTTATATTCATATTAATGATATTGTAACAGTGTATGGAACACGTGTTAAAAGTCAAAAAAAAATATATATACTTATCAATAAACCAAAAGGATGTATTACTTCAACACATGATCCATTACATAGAAAAACAATTATGAATTTAGTTACAACACAAAAAATAGAAAATCAAAAAATTTATCCTATTGGACGATTAGATTATTTTACTACAGGTGTTTTATTATTAACTAATGATGGATATATTACAAATATATTCACACATCCAAAATATAATATACAAAAAATTTATCATGTTGTTTTAAATAAAATGATTACAAATGAAGATATAAATAAAATAAAAAATGGAAAAATTTATTTAAAAGAAGGTAAAGTGATAATTGATTATATAAAATATTTAAAATATAAAAATCAATTAAAAATAAAAATGCATATAGGATGGAATAAAATTATTAAAAGATTATTTAAAAAATTGCATTATAAAGTGATTAAATTAGATAGAATAAATTTTGGAGGATTTACAAAAAATAAATTAAAAAGAGGAAAATATAAATTTTTATCACAAGAAAAAGTATATAATATGTTAAAACAACATTTATATCATTTATGA
- a CDS encoding FoF1 ATP synthase subunit delta/epsilon, with protein MKIKIINDQQLLYKNHVKSVILPGEYGSFQLLKNHAPLIAILKTGLIKIIQLYDHKQVELQILYGGILKIYNNYIIILL; from the coding sequence ATGAAAATAAAAATTATTAATGATCAACAATTATTATATAAAAATCATGTTAAGTCAGTGATTCTCCCTGGAGAATATGGTAGTTTTCAATTATTAAAAAATCATGCACCATTGATTGCTATATTGAAAACAGGATTGATAAAAATAATACAATTATATGATCATAAACAAGTAGAATTACAAATCTTATATGGTGGGATATTGAAAATATATAATAATTATATAATTATTTTATTATAA
- a CDS encoding acyl carrier protein, which translates to MSDISSKINSIISDKLGIEKKDVIPSANFANDLGADSLDIVELIMEFEKEFNISISDEEAEKITTVKEAITSIQELIKDKKV; encoded by the coding sequence ATGTCTGATATTTCATCAAAAATTAATTCTATTATTTCTGACAAATTAGGAATAGAAAAGAAAGATGTAATTCCATCTGCTAATTTTGCTAATGATTTAGGAGCTGATTCTTTGGATATTGTGGAATTAATTATGGAATTTGAAAAAGAATTTAATATTAGTATTTCTGATGAAGAAGCAGAAAAAATTACTACTGTTAAAGAGGCAATAACATCTATTCAAGAGCTTATAAAAGATAAAAAAGTATGA
- a CDS encoding ribonuclease III family protein has product MIIQKKENSIFSIDALKKILGFDPKNLTLLKKVFVYDLMNTKIKSSNHDYLDFHRLEFLGDAVLNSIISHFLCEELPEKKEGDLTQVRSKIVCRKNLNKISKKLLFENIFLNHKFYNILGNTLEALIGFVYLELGYLGCKRFIYDKILHYYVDLSKIQKEIFSYKVWILEWAQKNKFFIKFETYKEDSHQISNQDKDYYLSKLTLINDGIQTIGKGFSKKKSEENAAKEAYIIMNKERR; this is encoded by the coding sequence ATGATTATTCAAAAAAAAGAAAATTCAATTTTTTCAATTGATGCATTAAAAAAAATATTAGGATTTGATCCTAAAAATTTAACACTTTTAAAAAAAGTATTTGTATATGATTTAATGAATACTAAAATAAAATCTTCAAATCATGATTATTTAGATTTTCATAGATTAGAATTTCTTGGAGATGCAGTATTAAATTCTATTATTTCACATTTTTTGTGTGAAGAGCTACCAGAAAAAAAAGAAGGAGATCTAACACAAGTTAGATCAAAAATAGTATGCAGAAAAAATTTAAATAAAATTTCCAAGAAATTATTGTTTGAAAATATTTTTTTAAATCATAAATTTTATAATATTTTAGGAAATACATTAGAAGCTTTAATAGGATTTGTTTATTTAGAACTTGGATATTTAGGATGTAAACGTTTTATTTATGATAAAATATTACATTATTATGTTGACTTATCTAAAATACAAAAAGAAATTTTTAGTTATAAAGTATGGATTTTAGAATGGGCTCAAAAAAACAAATTTTTTATCAAATTTGAAACTTATAAAGAAGATAGTCATCAAATATCCAATCAAGATAAAGATTATTATTTATCTAAATTAACATTAATCAATGATGGAATTCAAACAATAGGGAAAGGATTTTCAAAAAAAAAATCTGAAGAAAATGCGGCAAAAGAAGCATATATTATTATGAACAAAGAAAGAAGATAA
- a CDS encoding alpha/beta fold hydrolase, translating into MFIKKQDFSYIKEGTGHPLILLHGLMGGLSNFNALLEFFPKKGYKVIIPVLPIYKMPLLLTNIFSLSKYIIQLLIKIRIQKATLIGNSLGGHIALIIAKKRNDLVHSLVLTGSSGLFEKSFGEAFPKRENYEYIKKKSQEVFYDPKIATKELVDEVFNIVNDKKKGIKILYIAKSAMKDNMSKDLSIIQQPICLIWGKQDPVTPPIVAQEFHRLLPHSELYWIDKCGHVPMMEHPKIFVTILEKWLSKLDFNYEKFFC; encoded by the coding sequence ATGTTTATTAAAAAACAAGACTTTTCTTACATCAAAGAAGGTACGGGGCATCCATTGATATTACTTCATGGATTAATGGGGGGATTGAGTAATTTTAATGCACTCTTAGAATTTTTTCCAAAAAAAGGATATAAAGTGATTATTCCTGTATTACCTATTTATAAAATGCCTTTATTACTGACAAATATTTTTAGTTTATCAAAATATATTATACAATTATTAATCAAAATTAGAATTCAAAAGGCTACATTAATAGGAAATTCTCTTGGTGGACATATTGCTCTAATTATAGCAAAAAAAAGAAATGATTTAGTTCATTCTTTAGTATTAACTGGAAGTTCTGGATTATTTGAAAAATCTTTTGGAGAAGCTTTTCCTAAAAGAGAAAATTATGAATATATAAAAAAAAAATCACAAGAGGTATTTTATGATCCAAAAATAGCAACTAAAGAATTAGTAGATGAAGTATTTAATATAGTTAATGATAAAAAAAAAGGAATTAAAATCTTATATATCGCTAAAAGTGCAATGAAAGATAATATGTCTAAAGATTTATCTATCATTCAACAACCTATTTGTTTAATATGGGGAAAACAAGATCCAGTAACCCCCCCAATAGTTGCTCAAGAATTTCATAGATTATTACCACATTCTGAATTATATTGGATAGATAAATGTGGACATGTTCCTATGATGGAACACCCAAAAATCTTTGTTACAATATTAGAAAAATGGTTATCAAAATTAGATTTTAATTATGAAAAATTTTTTTGTTAA